One Acidobacteriota bacterium genomic region harbors:
- a CDS encoding glycoside hydrolase codes for MRIFAVLLVLAGSLACNSEQSLSATLPPTEISFEPVASPAGPGSMAPNFSSSDGQALLSWIERSEDSARVRFARYGSATGWSDPITIVERSDLFVNWADFPSLIADDSGTLYAHWLQKSAPATYAYDVTMSVSGDGGETWSEPFVLHDDGTPTEHGFASMSPHPDGGIAVTWLDGREMGSGGHGHGGGDMTIRWARVDPDGTVRESRVIDERTCECCTTGMAITGDTSVIAWRDRSDEEVRDIAVARVERGGSVSEAIFFDDGWTINACPVNGPQVSASENALAVAWYTEADGDPRVNVAFSADGGRTFGDPIRVDERSPLGRVDVEMISDDEAVVTWLEENGKGAAIMARSVTSRGAPGPSRVIRSTDAGRTSGFPRATVADGFLWLALTVPGGEPAVEIFRARLKNGATDLSEDSEASVRANQRIDRSVIVAENR; via the coding sequence GTGAGAATCTTCGCTGTCCTTCTCGTTCTGGCCGGCTCCCTTGCCTGCAACTCGGAGCAGTCTCTTTCCGCAACTCTCCCGCCCACGGAGATCTCATTCGAACCGGTCGCCTCCCCGGCCGGGCCGGGCTCAATGGCGCCGAACTTCTCCTCTTCAGACGGACAGGCTCTTCTCAGCTGGATCGAACGCTCCGAGGACTCGGCCAGAGTGCGCTTCGCGCGGTACGGTTCCGCCACCGGATGGAGCGATCCCATCACGATCGTCGAACGCTCCGACCTCTTCGTGAACTGGGCAGACTTCCCATCCCTCATCGCCGACGATTCCGGCACCCTCTACGCTCACTGGCTGCAGAAGTCGGCACCAGCCACCTACGCCTACGATGTGACGATGTCAGTCTCCGGAGATGGGGGCGAAACCTGGTCCGAACCATTCGTCCTACATGATGACGGCACCCCCACCGAGCACGGCTTCGCGTCGATGTCTCCTCATCCGGACGGTGGCATCGCCGTCACCTGGCTCGACGGTCGCGAGATGGGAAGCGGAGGCCACGGTCACGGTGGAGGGGACATGACGATCCGCTGGGCAAGAGTCGATCCCGACGGAACCGTCCGCGAATCCAGAGTCATCGACGAGCGAACGTGTGAATGCTGCACTACGGGAATGGCGATCACCGGGGACACGAGCGTGATCGCCTGGCGAGACCGCTCCGACGAGGAGGTTCGCGACATCGCCGTGGCCCGAGTGGAACGTGGCGGCTCCGTCAGCGAAGCGATCTTCTTCGACGACGGATGGACCATCAACGCGTGCCCGGTCAACGGTCCGCAGGTCTCGGCCAGCGAGAACGCGCTCGCAGTTGCATGGTACACCGAGGCGGATGGCGATCCGCGCGTGAACGTTGCGTTCTCGGCCGACGGAGGCCGCACGTTCGGAGATCCGATCCGCGTGGACGAGAGAAGCCCCCTCGGTCGCGTCGACGTCGAAATGATCTCCGACGACGAGGCCGTCGTGACCTGGCTCGAGGAAAACGGAAAAGGCGCAGCGATCATGGCCCGGTCCGTGACGAGCCGCGGCGCGCCGGGGCCCTCTCGCGTCATCCGGTCGACCGACGCAGGCCGTACATCCGGATTCCCCCGGGCGACTGTCGCCGATGGATTTCTCTGGCTCGCACTCACCGTGCCCGGGGGCGAGCCCGCCGTCGAGATCTTTCGGGCCCGCCTGAAGAATGGAGCGACCGATCTTTCAGAGGATTCAGAAGCCTCCGTCCGCGCGAATCAACGCATCGACCGGAGCGTAATCGTCGCCGAGAACCGATGA
- a CDS encoding arylesterase: MSAVRSRPVRPTETPWYRRPVAIASIAAVLVIAFLLWPSSLSGVRNLDTSGTSIIAFGDSLTAGYGAGPGGDYPTKLSAITGVPIINAGVSGDTTESALARIEEDVLSQDPGIVIIGLGGNDYLRSVPIATTEENLRTIIRRIQERGAAVVLLGFQFPSISANYGAMYERIADDEGCLFVPDLLDGILSNPSLKSDEIHPNAAGYSVMAERIEGPFGKLVARVSS; the protein is encoded by the coding sequence ATGAGCGCGGTTCGATCACGACCTGTACGTCCGACGGAGACGCCGTGGTACAGACGACCCGTTGCGATCGCGTCGATTGCTGCGGTCCTGGTCATCGCGTTCCTCCTCTGGCCGTCTTCGCTTTCCGGCGTGCGAAATCTCGATACGTCGGGGACGTCCATCATCGCTTTCGGAGATTCGCTGACGGCCGGTTACGGCGCCGGACCGGGCGGCGACTATCCGACGAAGCTGTCCGCAATCACCGGAGTCCCCATCATCAACGCCGGCGTCAGCGGCGATACGACCGAGTCGGCGCTCGCGCGGATCGAAGAGGATGTTCTCTCGCAGGACCCCGGAATCGTCATCATCGGCCTCGGCGGCAACGACTATCTGCGGAGTGTACCGATCGCGACGACTGAAGAGAACCTCCGAACGATCATCCGCAGAATTCAGGAACGGGGTGCCGCGGTCGTCCTGCTCGGCTTCCAGTTTCCGAGCATCAGCGCGAACTATGGAGCGATGTACGAACGGATTGCCGATGACGAAGGCTGCCTGTTCGTCCCTGATCTGCTCGACGGAATACTCAGCAACCCTTCGCTCAAGAGCGACGAGATTCATCCGAACGCCGCCGGATACTCGGTCATGGCCGAGCGTATCGAAGGGCCATTCGGGAAGCTCGTCGCACGAGTCTCCTCCTGA
- a CDS encoding VWA domain-containing protein, producing the protein MSRFNHARPATFSSLRRFSEIPLIVMLLAVTPSASAQAAQDIHIGEELIAAATRTAKPIVVFHRPADCAGARGADRCERFAKTALHPSIGRRLRHMVFTTTIFDDRDIPHITVHDPGGRLVHRWHGIPDGARLADILNRVIDATPHLLEMHARAPADSQRSELEMALALITLGDRDRGIELLESIREDAPAETSQLAEVHLHVLASEATGLDGSLRRLEYLAREGASDAVRYETLMAIGEMLLGEEPAGAAVSFERALRFARRPAETSRAEEALRRSRNLPSAIAGLEDPDGIVFGRHAIAPEQPHPQTARVEYSLDGKLVGTATSPPFTASVDFGEVPDRHVLEIVSSNRKGDVIQRDVVVVNDRNDSPWIRIVSPVETTLSGPVDVDVMVRAGAGQEIERVTVEWNGRPVARFDSPPFRTTLTIPQGEQGYLRAELRLTDGTITEDVRIVNYADRPLQAGRHLVEVPAYLERTDPSAITLRENGETRPVNRIVPSHDSPLLIALLLDASASMNEHILDVQEAALQFVEKNLDSRDRVMVVPFRSSSRVLWPVSDRGRIERTILSLSSGGATVLHDAMIGALLAVRSTGSRRALVVLSDGIDNGSVFGLDVVEEVARRSGAPVYVLAFSDSGERARSSESGSMTQQKLLDFSRATGAKSFRLNSLDNLPEILEQIADDLRKQALVVYSPNPALPSWRAIEITEQGRPVRAPSGIYVTPESD; encoded by the coding sequence GTGAGCCGATTCAATCACGCGCGTCCCGCGACCTTTTCGTCGCTGCGGCGGTTTTCCGAAATCCCTCTGATCGTCATGCTCCTCGCCGTCACGCCGTCGGCCTCGGCTCAGGCAGCGCAGGACATTCACATCGGTGAAGAGCTCATCGCAGCAGCGACGAGAACTGCAAAGCCGATCGTCGTCTTTCATCGCCCGGCGGATTGCGCGGGCGCACGTGGGGCCGACCGCTGTGAGCGTTTTGCGAAGACAGCCCTGCATCCGTCGATCGGGAGACGTCTGCGCCACATGGTTTTCACGACGACGATCTTTGATGACCGCGACATTCCGCACATCACGGTTCATGACCCGGGGGGCCGGCTCGTTCATCGATGGCACGGGATTCCGGACGGCGCCCGCCTCGCCGATATTCTGAATCGCGTGATCGATGCGACCCCGCACCTGCTGGAGATGCATGCTCGCGCGCCGGCGGACTCCCAGCGATCGGAGCTCGAGATGGCGCTTGCGCTGATCACACTCGGAGATCGCGACCGGGGGATCGAGCTTCTCGAATCGATCCGAGAGGACGCGCCGGCGGAAACCAGCCAGCTTGCAGAGGTTCATCTTCACGTGCTCGCATCGGAAGCCACCGGTCTCGACGGATCGCTCAGGCGGCTCGAATATCTCGCTCGCGAGGGTGCATCCGACGCCGTCCGGTACGAGACGTTGATGGCGATCGGAGAGATGCTTCTCGGAGAGGAGCCCGCGGGGGCTGCCGTCTCGTTCGAGCGGGCACTCCGGTTCGCTCGTAGGCCGGCCGAAACTTCCCGAGCGGAAGAAGCACTACGGAGATCCCGCAATCTTCCCTCTGCAATCGCCGGCCTCGAAGATCCCGACGGGATCGTTTTCGGACGTCACGCAATCGCACCCGAACAACCTCACCCGCAAACGGCGCGGGTCGAGTACTCGCTGGACGGAAAGCTCGTCGGTACCGCTACGTCGCCCCCTTTCACCGCATCGGTCGATTTCGGGGAAGTGCCCGACCGGCACGTGCTCGAGATCGTTTCTTCCAACAGGAAAGGAGATGTGATCCAGCGGGATGTCGTAGTCGTCAACGATCGGAACGATTCGCCGTGGATCAGAATCGTTTCTCCCGTCGAGACGACACTCTCGGGCCCGGTCGACGTGGATGTCATGGTACGCGCCGGGGCCGGGCAGGAAATCGAACGGGTGACGGTCGAATGGAACGGCCGGCCGGTCGCCCGCTTCGACTCCCCTCCGTTTCGCACGACGCTCACGATTCCACAAGGAGAACAAGGCTATCTCCGAGCAGAGCTCCGCCTCACCGACGGTACCATCACCGAGGACGTGCGGATCGTCAACTATGCGGATCGGCCGCTGCAGGCCGGTCGGCATCTCGTCGAGGTACCCGCCTACCTCGAGCGGACCGACCCATCGGCCATCACACTACGCGAAAACGGCGAGACTCGGCCTGTCAACCGGATCGTCCCCTCTCACGACTCGCCGCTTCTGATCGCACTGCTTCTCGATGCATCGGCGAGCATGAACGAACACATCCTCGACGTTCAGGAAGCGGCGCTGCAGTTCGTGGAGAAGAATCTCGATTCGCGCGATCGCGTCATGGTCGTGCCGTTCCGGTCGAGCTCTCGCGTTCTGTGGCCCGTTTCCGACCGGGGTAGAATCGAGCGGACGATTCTCTCGCTCAGTTCGGGTGGTGCGACCGTCCTTCACGACGCGATGATCGGAGCACTCCTCGCCGTCCGCTCGACGGGCTCCCGCCGGGCGCTCGTCGTCCTCAGCGACGGGATCGACAACGGAAGCGTCTTCGGCCTCGACGTCGTCGAGGAAGTCGCGCGCCGCAGCGGCGCCCCGGTGTACGTGCTCGCATTTTCCGACTCCGGCGAGCGGGCACGTTCGTCCGAGTCCGGCTCGATGACCCAGCAGAAACTTCTCGATTTCAGCCGGGCCACGGGCGCGAAATCGTTCCGGCTCAACTCGCTCGACAACCTCCCCGAAATTCTCGAACAGATCGCCGACGATCTCCGCAAGCAGGCCCTCGTCGTCTATTCGCCGAATCCGGCTCTTCCTTCCTGGCGGGCGATCGAGATCACCGAGCAGGGCCGTCCCGTCCGTGCTCCCTCGGGTATCTACGTCACCCCTGAATCCGACTGA